A genome region from Portunus trituberculatus isolate SZX2019 chromosome 18, ASM1759143v1, whole genome shotgun sequence includes the following:
- the LOC123505745 gene encoding prolactin-releasing peptide receptor-like, with translation MMGSSTLPATSLSPTLRLATMNGSVDLEAEELNSTWRPETGLASFNTILDANGSLSWTNSSPRDSDILSYPTTQAIFYIEYLTIFMLGVFGNCLVCYVVFRNKHMQNVTNYFITNLALADILLCVLAVPFTPFYTFMGEWMFGRLLCHLVTMAQGTSVYVSTLTLMSIAIDRFFVIIYPFRPRLSLPVCYMIIISIWLFSISATLPYAFYMGMVEYQDRSYCEELWPSEFIRQVFSGFTAIMQFVVPFIIILICYGKISNRMNERVRAKPGSKSSKQEEADRERKRRTNRMLIAMVTIFGVSWLPMNVVHLVGDYYAPASTWSYYNLCFFITHVVAMSSTCYNPFLYAWLNENFRKEFQLVLPCFQQPPSTDRVGQWRSERTCNGNDTQETLLQAGAGEASVRSVNRQMSANKEVPNRTVIPATVETHPMTTFVSHTNGDTPDQAAQPLVNGEASEYV, from the coding sequence ATGATGGGCTCGAGCACCTTACCTGCCACCAGCTTGAGCCCGACACTACGGCTGGCCACCATGAACGGCTCAGTGGATCTAGAAGCTGAGGAACTCAACAGCACGTGGCGCCCAGAGACAGGCCTCGCCTCATTCAATACCATTCTGGACGCAAACGGCTCTTTGTCGTGGACCAACTCAAGCCCAAGAGACAGCGATATCCTTTCCTACCCGACAACTCAAGCTATTTTTTATATTGAATATTTAACCATCTTCATGCTGGGTGTGTTTGGAAACTGCCTTGTGTGTTACGTGGTGTTCCGGAACAAGCACATGCAGAACGTCACAAATTATTTCATTACCAACCTGGCTCTGGCTGATATCCTGTTGTGTGTGCTGGCCGTGCCCTTCACGCCCTTCTATACCTTCATGGGCGAGTGGATGTTCGGGCGGCTGCTGTGCCACCTGGTCACCATGGCTCAGGGCACCAGTGTCTACGTGTCCACCCTCACACTCATGTCTATCGCCATCGATCGCTTCTTCGTTATAATTTATCCATTCCGGCCTCGCCTCAGCCTTCCTGTCTGCTACATGATTATCATCAGTATCTGGCTTTTCTCCATCTCGGCCACGCTTCCCTATGCCTTTTACATGGGCATGGTAGAGTACCAGGACCGCTCATACTGTGAGGAACTCTGGCCGTCCGAGTTCATTAGGCAGGTGTTCAGCGGCTTCACGGCTATCATGCAGTTTGTTgttcctttcatcattattctcatCTGTTACGGCAAGATCTCTAATCGCATGAACGAGCGCGTGCGAGCAAAGCCAGGCAGCAAGAGCTCTAAGCAGGAGGAAGCGGATCGAGAGAGGAAGCGACGCACCAACAGGATGCTCATTGCAATGGTGACGATTTTTGGCGTGTCGTGGCTGCCCATGAATGTGGTGCACCTGGTGGGCGACTACTACGCCCCAGCAAGCACTTGGAGCTACTACAACCTGTGCTTCTTTATAACCCACGTGGTGGCGATGTCCTCCACCTGCTACAACCCTTTCCTTTACGCTTGGCTCAACGAAAACTTCCGCAAAGAATTCCAACTCGTATTGCCATGCTTCCAGCAGCCCCCTTCCACGGACCGCGTTGGCCAGTGGCGATCGGAGAGGACCTGCAACGGCAATGACACACAGGAGACGCTTCTACAGGCTGGCGCCGGCGAAGCCTCCGTTAGATCAGTCAACAGGCAGATGTCAGCTAACAAAGAAGTACCAAACAGGACTGTGATCCCAGCCACTGTGGAGACACACCCGATGACCACCTTCGTGTCCCACACTAACGGCGACACCCCTGATCAAGCCGCACAGCCCCTTGTCAACGGCGAGGCGTCCGAGTATGTGTGA